GCCAACCTTCCTAGTAGATACTGAGCGGGGAGGCTAAGATAGCTCGCGGGATACCAAGTGAAAGCACTATACAGAGACAGTTGGTACAAAGATGGTTAGATGCGGATTTTATTCTAattttactccctccgttcttaaatatatgacactATTGACTTTTTTTCTTCGTTTGAGTATTCGtcttttctacaaatatttatgcaaatagcCAAATCTTCAAGTTAGATTCAAGAGACTCTTGATAATAGACGTAAAGTTAATCATTTCACTTCATTTAACTAACCGATTAATTAAATAATGTTTgtcaaagttgaagaaaaaatCAGGGGTGTCATATaaaaaaacggagggagtactaattTTAGCTATCCAACTTATTAGTCATGCTCTCACGGTACAGGACACAAGAGTGAATCATCCATGAATTATATTAAAATCTTCCAGCCAATCATGCAGCTCCATTATTACATGCATGCTACTAAGTATCCTTTAGTCTTTTCATTGTGCTGCATATACTCGTGATAGAAATTGCGCGCTAgctgcatatatatatagtatcaAATAGTAGCATTCTATGAGCTGCAGCAGGCGCAGGCCAAAATCGGCTGGCACTTGCCTCTGGGGTGGCCCAGGTTCTTGCAACAGGTATCGCAATGGCCCGGTGTGAGGCACGCTGCAATGCATTTTCCAACACCTGGATTAATTTGGCATGACGCTTGCACAACGCTCATCCCCATGTTCTCCTCTGCAACATAGAAGTCCATCCCGGTCGATAGTCAGTCAGTTGCGCGGGCCTAAAGTCATAACAGGCAAGAGGGACAAACACACGACTTACGACAGGCGATGAGGATGATCACCAGGAGGAGCGACAGGATCGTCTTCACAACCCTTGTTTTGCCCATCTTCATCATATCCATTCGATTGGTAACTGGGGATGGATATACTATAGAAAATCAGAAAGTGTCCTGGATATTTGTCGAATTCATATATCCTTTACCTACTTATATACTGCTGGCTGAAATTACTCGAGTACATCTATGTATAATATGCCTAAATAGGCATGATTTATCAACACTGGTATTTTCTTTGTGTGAATAGGCAGGAATTAATTACTTTCTATAgattgttttgacttttctagattatTATTTGCTACGTATCTTGACATAgcgtatatctagatgcataacaaattcatcaatttagaaaaatcaaaacaacCTACAATTTAAAATGGATAAAGTATCTTTTTTATGGTGTGAATAGGCAGGAATTAATTACTTTCTATATAttgttttagcttttctagataATTTTTTGCTACGTATCTAGACATAgcgtatatctagatgcataacaaATTCTATGTATTTAAAAATTAAAACAATCTAAAATTTAAAATGATAAAGTATCCTTTTATAGATGCTTATTACGATTTTTATCGTCCATGCTTAAGTTGCCTAAAACTCCTAAAAATCTTTTCATTTGTGAAAGGAAGTAACTCCTAAAACTCAATATATTCTACAATCGCAAGTGCACGTAGATAAAAGCAGTCATATATAACTCATGATGAAAAATTTGGCCACGGTAGATAAAAGAGAAAATATCTTATTTGCATTAATACCTATATTGCTTCCTTATTTAGcactagaattttttttaacttcCCTATTTAACTCTAAGTTGAACTTTCATTCCCTATGTGAAAGTTACGTCAATTTTGTCAGTTATCTCACATAAACAATAACTTGTGGACTTCCTTCTCTCTTTTCATGGCTAACAACTATCAAATCACCTACAAAATTCATGAATTTTTTTGGGATATAAAAAATGGAAACACATATGTGATACATattgtgggtagtatttttatataaacaataatataaataatatattaataatgatagaaatagtaatttaaaattttatgttggtgcactttaatattttgttatgattatataatttagattcagatttagggaatactttaaattttaataataatatagttggataatttatatgaaagtttaggggttatttgcattattgtTATAACAGCATAGGTGGGTGATTTATACgaagattaggggttacttacaatttttttatataatggtagaggttggtagtttagatacatatttagggtgttactttagtctattttcataataccAGAGATGGTTAacaatttattagaaaagatgataGATACAATGATTATTACGATTAGAGTTGTCGGAttgatttctctttttttttagagtgtGCACTTAGGATTCTAGATAACTTTACGTGGAAGCTtaaaaaggagcctccaattattAACAGTAGGACAGATGGTTTGGCGGTATTTTGGGTCGTTTTGCAACGAGAAGAATCAAAGGCACACGTGACAAAAGTGAAAGCAGCCCCCCTGCCCCCCAATCATTAGAGTATTGTTCTTAAAATGCACTGAGAACCTATTTTTtaagagaaattttacaatgattaaaaAATAGGAGCCACTGATAAAATCCTACGGTGGTGAAGGTAGAAAGTACCTGGTACTTTCAAATgtgggaccaagtaccaaaaaatgggaccgaatactaatttaatttaatttttataaatatttttcgtAGATCAATTGCTAGAAAAAAAGTTTAAGGTAAAAGTACCTGAAAGTATCcattggtactttacaatcattgtaaaagagTTTTTTTTCAAACATTTCTCGAAAAGGATCCAGCCTCTAAAAAATCATTTCACAGTTGGAGCCACAACTACAATATAGAAGAAACCGGAGCCCTAACAAATAGATCGAATTATACCATGACGTAGTGAATTCCTCAGCATAGTTTGGACTTTTCATGTGAACATCCGTTGATAGCTAGGTCAGTCGAGTTGAGCCCAGCCGCCTCACTTCTACGTGGCCCAACCAATTGGGTTGACCTTGTACATCAGAACATGACGATCGGGCTGACCGAATAGAACAGATATTTAGACGTGCATCTTCAAAGTAGCTAGACAGAGTCCAATATGCCGGGTGTTTCTACCTTTAGCTTGGAGACCATTATAAACATAGATGGTTCGCCGGTATTTTGGGTCGCTTTGCAACGAGAAGAATCAAAGGCACACGTGACAAAAGCCAAAACAAACCTCGCATTCAGGAACAGGTACTATTAGTTACCAGATTCTAGAATCTAAATCGTTGTTTCCCGTTTCAAACAAAAGGATTGTTGAGAGTTTACAACTTGAAAAAACATGCAACCAAGTGCGCACCCAGTGGAGCAGGTACATGCGGCCTGTTCCAGGAAAGAACCCAGCATTTCgctaaacaaagaaaagaaacaaaaaggaaaGAACCCAGCAAGCTGCCCCAGTTCCacacgcctcgccgccggccggccggccgccttgCCTTCCAAGCCGTCGCGCGGGTCAAACCTCAGGACGCAACGTCGCGCGAGCTTCCCCATATAAAATGGCAGCTGGGCGCGCAGGCAGCCGGCCGCTCCAACCGCCCGGGAGAGACCCACGAGGCCACGAGCCATCCGTGAAATCGCCGCGCctgcctcgagctccgcccaaGCCTCCTCCAACGCCGACGTGACGCGACAGCATCGCTCATGGCCATGGCGCcgtgccagcagcagcagcagccgctgcTCCCGAGCTTCCtctacgcgccgccgccgtccggcgCGACCGGCGGCAGGgaggcgccgcccgcgccggcggtggtggcgggggcGCCGAGCGAGCCTCCCTTCGGGAAGATCGAGATGTTCTCGCCGGCCTACTACACGGCGTGCGCCGTCAGCGGGGCCGCAGCCTGCGGGTTCACGCACACCGCCGTGACGCCGCTCGACGTCATCAAGTGCAACATCCAGGTGCGTAGGAATAGTTGTGTTCTGCACGGTTTTTGCTTGGACCTCATCATAGAGGAGTTGACGTCAGTGCGTGCGCGAAACTTTCCCTCCCCATTTGGTGGAGACTGTTTAGTATCGCTGGGCCGAGGTTACAAGACCTTGATTGGCAATTTGCTTGCATTAGTTGGCCCAGCTGAACACGGCCGAAATGGCTTCTCCTATTGGTTTCTttgcccggcccggcccgcttGAACATCCTTAAGCAACATACAGCAGCTTAGCTGATCTCATCTAAAAAAACACAGCAGCTTAAACACCCTGCTGCTcgatctttttttttaccttttccttttttgaaCGAGAGCAGCCTTCTGATTCCTAAGGTGGCGAAATGCAACATGGTCTCGTATGCAGATCGACCCTGCCAAGTACAAGAGCACCTCGTCCGCGTTCGGCGTGGTGATGAGGGAGCAGGGCCTCCGGGGCTTCTTCAGGGGCTGGGCGCCCACGCTCCTGGGGTACAGCGCGCAGGGCGCGTTCAAGTACGGCATCTACGAGGTCTTGAAGAAGAAGTACTCCGACCTCGCCGGCCCGGAGTACGCCGCCAAGTACAAGACCCTCATCTACCTCGCCGGCTCGGCCACCGCCGAGGTGTTCGCCGACGTCGCGCTCTGCCCCATGGAGGCCGTCAAGGTCAGGGTGCAGACGCAGCCCGGGTACGCCAGGGGGCTCCGCGACGGCTTCCCCAAGATCGTCAGGTCCGAGGGATATGCAGGGTATGTACGAGTAGGATCGGACACCACAGCTCAGGGCTCTGGCTGCCTGTTTTATGTTGTTCTGAGCTTTGATTGAAACTTGAAAGAGTGGGCTGTGCTGACAAACTGATCGATGAAGTTGCCAACTTTCAGGCTGTTCAGAGGACTTGTTCCTCTTTGGGGGCGACAGATTCCTTGTAAGTACATGCA
This portion of the Panicum virgatum strain AP13 chromosome 2N, P.virgatum_v5, whole genome shotgun sequence genome encodes:
- the LOC120660865 gene encoding mitochondrial phosphate carrier protein 3, mitochondrial-like, producing the protein MAMAPCQQQQQPLLPSFLYAPPPSGATGGREAPPAPAVVAGAPSEPPFGKIEMFSPAYYTACAVSGAAACGFTHTAVTPLDVIKCNIQIDPAKYKSTSSAFGVVMREQGLRGFFRGWAPTLLGYSAQGAFKYGIYEVLKKKYSDLAGPEYAAKYKTLIYLAGSATAEVFADVALCPMEAVKVRVQTQPGYARGLRDGFPKIVRSEGYAGLFRGLVPLWGRQIPYTMMKFATYENIVEMTYKHLIPTPKDQCSKPLQLGVSFGSGYVAGVFCAAVSHPADNLVSFLNNSKGATVGDAVKNLGLVGLFTRGLPLRILMVGTLTGAQWVIYDSFKVMIGLPTTGGAPAPTTVPMEGLAELKASA